The genomic stretch GAGGTGGAAGAGCAGACGGAGAAGACGGTGGAGCTGGAGGCGCTCGTTCGCAGCGTCCACTCCGTCTTCGAGGCCTTCGTCAAACTCAACAAGCGCATCCCGCCTGAGATGCTGATGCAGGTGGCCAGCATCGACGACCCGGCGCGGCTGGCCGACACCATCGTCGCGCACCTCTCCCTGAAGCTGAACGACAAGCAGGCCCTGCTCGAGACGGAGTCCCCGGCCAAGCGCCTGGAGAAGCTCTACGAGCTGATGCAGGGTGAGATCGAGATTCTCCAGGTGGAGAAGAAGATCCGCACGCGCGTCAAGAAGCAGATGGAGAAGACCCAGAAGGAGTACTACCTGAATGAGCAGATGCAGGCCATTCAGAAGGAGCTGGGTGAGCGCGACGAGTTCAAGAACGAGATTCAGGAGATTGAAGAGAAGCTGAAGAACAAGCGGATGAGCAAGGAGGCCACGCTCAAGGTCAAGAAGGAGCTGAAGAAGCTCCGGATGATGAGCCCGATGAGCGCCGAGGCCACCGTCGTCCGCAACTACATCGACTGGATCATCAGCCTCCCCTGGTACGACGAGACGCAGGACCGTCTGGACGTCACCGAGGCGGAGACGGTGCTCAACGAGGACCACTACGGCTTGAAGAAGCCGAAGGAGCGCATCCTCGAGTACCTGGCCGTGCAGCAGCTGGTGAAGAAGCTCAAGGGCCCCGTGCTGTGCTTCGTCGGTCCTCCGGGCGTCGGCAAGACGTCGCTGGCGCGCTCCATCGCTCGGGCCACCGGCCGCAAGTTCGTGCGCCTGTCGCTGGGCGGCGTTCGTGACGAGGCGGAGATTCGTGGCCACCGGCGCACGTACATCGGCGCGATGCCGGGCAAGCTCATCCAGTCGCTGAAGAAGGCGGGCAGCAACAACCCCGTCTTCCTGCTCGACGAAATCGACAAGATGTCCACGGACTTCCGCGGCGACCCGAGCGCGGCGCTGCTGGAGGTGCTGGACCCCGAGCAGAACCACACCTTCAACGACCACTACCTGGACCTCGACTACGACCTGTCCAAGGTGATGTTCATCTGCACCGCGAACACGATGCACAACATCCCCGGTCCGCTGCAGGACCGCATGGAAGTGATTCGCATCGCGGGGTACACGGAGCCGGAGAAGCTCTCCATCGCCCGCCGATACCTCATCCCGAAGGAGCAGGAGGCCAACGGGCTGTCGGACCTCAAGGTGGACATCTCCGACCCGGCGCTGCGGACCATCATCCACCGCTACACGCGGGAGTCGGGCGTGCGCTCGCTCGAGCGTGAGATTGGCGGCGTGTTCCGCAAGATTGCCCGCGACGTGCTGAAGAACGGCAAGCGGGACATCGACGTGGACCGGAAGATGGCCATGAAGTTCCTGGGCACGCCCCGCTACCGCTACGGCATGGCGGAGGCCGAGGATCAGGTGGGCATCGTCACGGGCCTGGCGTGGACGGAGCTGGGCGGTGAAATCCTCACCACCGAGGCCACCATCATGCCGGGCAAGGGCAAGCTCATCATCACCGGCAAGCTGGGTGAGGTGATGCAGGAGTCCGCGCAGGCGGCC from Myxococcus xanthus encodes the following:
- the lon gene encoding endopeptidase La — encoded protein: MFFGRDDKKEAQKRGLTVPLLPLRDIIVFPHMVVPLFVGREKSIAALKDAMAHKGPDDKAVILLAAQKKAKTNDPTPDDIFHFGTLGHVIQLLPLPDGTVKVLVEGVRRAKVKKFHPNDAFFMVEVEEVEEQTEKTVELEALVRSVHSVFEAFVKLNKRIPPEMLMQVASIDDPARLADTIVAHLSLKLNDKQALLETESPAKRLEKLYELMQGEIEILQVEKKIRTRVKKQMEKTQKEYYLNEQMQAIQKELGERDEFKNEIQEIEEKLKNKRMSKEATLKVKKELKKLRMMSPMSAEATVVRNYIDWIISLPWYDETQDRLDVTEAETVLNEDHYGLKKPKERILEYLAVQQLVKKLKGPVLCFVGPPGVGKTSLARSIARATGRKFVRLSLGGVRDEAEIRGHRRTYIGAMPGKLIQSLKKAGSNNPVFLLDEIDKMSTDFRGDPSAALLEVLDPEQNHTFNDHYLDLDYDLSKVMFICTANTMHNIPGPLQDRMEVIRIAGYTEPEKLSIARRYLIPKEQEANGLSDLKVDISDPALRTIIHRYTRESGVRSLEREIGGVFRKIARDVLKNGKRDIDVDRKMAMKFLGTPRYRYGMAEAEDQVGIVTGLAWTELGGEILTTEATIMPGKGKLIITGKLGEVMQESAQAAMSYVRSRAERFGIDRKVFENYDIHVHLPEGAIPKDGPSAGVTICTALVSALTRVLIRRDVAMTGEITLRGRVLPIGGLKEKTLAAHRAGIKTVLIPKANKKDLKDIPLKIRKQLRIVPVEFVDDVLREALVLEKPEEFGRKPVSDGGKLGAELPSSPAVAPA